Genomic segment of Triticum aestivum cultivar Chinese Spring chromosome 6A, IWGSC CS RefSeq v2.1, whole genome shotgun sequence:
TGATACGAAGTTCGAAGATCAATCGAAGTGAGCAGCGAGCCCAGCGATCGAGCGCCATGGGAACCAGCCTGCTGAACCTTCTCCTCATGGAGGTGGCGGCCATCGTGAGCATCATCCTCCTGTCCCTCCTCGTCGTGCTCAGCTCctaccgccgccgcgccggccaccCCGCGCTCCGCCTCTTCGTGTGGGCCGCGTCCACGCTCTTCCTCCCGCTCGTCTCCTACGCCGTCTCCGCGGCCGCCAAGTGGGACGCCGCGCGCGTGCCCCTCCTCCTCGCCTGGACCGTCTTCCTCCAGATCCTGCGCAACACCATCGACACCGCCCGCTCCTCCTCCCTCACCATCGACAGCAACGCCTCCGGCGGCAGCAAGTTCCGCCCCTCCGTCGAGCAGTTGGCGCGGATGGGCTGGGTGGCGTTCCTCATCATCAGCAGCGGCGGAGAGGCCGGGAGCCCGCAGCTCACCGGCGTGCTCCTTTGGCTCTGGGTGCTCAGCCTCGTCAAGCTCATCCACCGGCTCGTCGCCGCGGAGCTCGCGAGGAACTCGTTCGCCGTCGGCCTCAACGCTTACCTCGTCTCCGACTACATGAAGCAACTCCATTGCCGAGAGCAAGATCATCCAGGAGAAGACAGCGCGCAAGACGGCGTGCCGCCTTACCTGGTGATGGGCGAGGAGAAGCTGCATATCGAGGCCAGGCCGCATGGGTACCAAATTGGCCGGACTTCTCAGGCGCCGTCGTTGTGCGCCGATGCCGGGCACGTGGTCACCATGGACCGGATATGGCGCCTTTTTTCCGCCGGAGACTCGCTCCTCGCGTCCTATCCGCACACCAAGGATCTCTGCCTGTCCTTCGCCCTGTTCAAGCTGCAGCTCCGGAGGTTCCTCGGGTGCCCCCTCGCGGAGGTGGGCTCTCGCCGAGCTCTCGCATTCGTCCACGATGGCCTCCTCGGCAGGAGCCCCGAGAGAGCATTCGGGGTGATCGAGACCGAGCTGGCCTTCCTCGCCGACTTGCTGTACTCCAAGCTCACCTCCTTCTACGCCAGCGGGTGGTGGTTCCCGGTGCTCAACTCCATCCTCGTGCTCGCCACGTGGCTCAGCTGCCTCGCGGCCGGCGGCGCCATCGTGCACGACATGACTACCCAAGGCACGGCGCTCGCCGTGGACTACGAGCAGCTCAGGAACTACCTGCAGCGCCACGACACCGTGTTTCACGCCATCGCCGGCCTCGACGTGCTC
This window contains:
- the LOC123129520 gene encoding uncharacterized protein gives rise to the protein MGTSLLNLLLMEVAAIVSIILLSLLVVLSSYRRRAGHPALRLFVWAASTLFLPLVSYAVSAAAKWDAARVPLLLAWTVFLQILRNTIDTARSSSLTIDSNASGGSKFRPSVEQLARMGWVAFLIISSGGEAGSPQLTGVLLWLWVLSLVKLIHRLVAAELARNSFAVGLNAYLVSDYMKQLHCREQDHPGEDSAQDGVPPYLVMGEEKLHIEARPHGYQIGRTSQAPSLCADAGHVVTMDRIWRLFSAGDSLLASYPHTKDLCLSFALFKLQLRRFLGCPLAEVGSRRALAFVHDGLLGRSPERAFGVIETELAFLADLLYSKLTSFYASGWWFPVLNSILVLATWLSCLAAGGAIVHDMTTQGTALAVDYEQLRNYLQRHDTVFHAIAGLDVLVTVSFIVAIVFTEGWEIANYVRSDWIKVVTICEYARRPSWRRSRWTRGKLARVLRFNSVQRWDDRFGQTSVLQTRMCYCGCVSRQVDRISKTSVPVPPSVKAAIVTTLRTNHGALGNGVLSLQRSGVADKFTWACRVGAGGSGERSISEQILVWHVATSLLEIKRSEAAAHGSDDNDVEDGGDCDDTVVVATHLSRYCAYLVALKPQLLPDHPAWTEELYEGVAEEVARVLARCAGPLVRYERAATCLGGSMNETLRKASKLARQLAEEVGDEEAVWRILAEFWAELIVFLAPSENVTAHAKSLRRGGEFITVLWALLGHAGIVCRPESDQ